DNA sequence from the Telopea speciosissima isolate NSW1024214 ecotype Mountain lineage unplaced genomic scaffold, Tspe_v1 Tspe_v1.0617, whole genome shotgun sequence genome:
AAAATAGCTTATGCATATTCAATACCAACCGTTTGTGTATCTAGTACATCCAAGACATCCTCTTGAGACCATATTCGAGTACGCATCCCTGGTTCATCTATGTTCTCTTGACGAACAATATTCCTTCCAAGATCTCGAAGTAGATCATGCATATCTAACTCACCTTCTTCACTAATCGTTACCAAAGACCTTACACAAAGAGCATGAAGTCCTACTTGAGAAAAAAACCCACACCCATCCCATATGTGACATACAATATCTTTATCcattccaataaaaaaacaagcaGTATCAAGAAACATTTGCTGCTCCTCGTCTTTTAATGCTTCATAACTTATTTTCAACCTTTCCATGACATCATTATTGGAAACTTTTTGCAACTTCTTTAGCATGCCTTCCCAtactcttttttcctttaaatataAAGATGAACCTATAACTTCAAGAGCCAAGGGAAATCCTCCAGTAGTTTTTACCATAGCTTCTGAGAGATCCAAATAATCTCCTGGAGGTTGGTCCCTTCTAAATGCATGATGGCTAAAAAGTTGAAGAGAGTCATCTTTATCCATTACTCTGGGCTCGTAAATCTCTGCTGCGTCTTGAACACATAAAATTTGCTTATCTCTACTTGTGATAATGATTTTACTTCCAACACCAAACCATTTGCGGTCCCCAACTAAAGATTTTACTTGAATATCCCGATCTACATCATCAAGAATAATTAGAACTTTTGTTGCACAGAATCTTTGCTGGATCACATTAATTCCATCATCCACACTAGCAATATCTTTATTTCTTGTTTCAGGATATCCAAGATAAGTTGCCTTTGCAAATGAACAAGTACATTATAATGTTGAGCAGTTTCTCGAACATTTGCAATAAAGCTACATCTTTCAAAGTTATGAAAGACTGTGTAGTAGACAGCCCTAGCGATCGTTGTCTTTCCAATGCCACCGAGGCCATGGATCCCCACAATTTTTCGATCCTTAGATTTAATATCTAACAACATCAACATTTCTTTTATATGAAGTTGGATTCCAACTAGGTTGTTAGCAACACTTAAGGGTCTCTTGTTCAATGTTCTCCCAACTGTTTTAACAACTGTTTTTATTAACGTTCCTTCATACCTGCataattcaaacaaaaataaataaatactttgGATGATAAATTATATACATAAGGAAACGAatcaaaaaaattcaacatgGAAGAAACCACAAGTAAATTATACAAGTCTTACTATGTGTTTGcatctcattttttgtttagattTTAGTATTTATTCTCCACCAATATTATTCACAAACGAGAAAATAGAGTAGCAAGTAGgttgaagaaaaatgataatTAGCAAGATCTCATATTTTATTCACATTTGTTGGCCCTTAACCAaactgtcttttttttttctcgggTACTTTTAAACCCAAATACTAAGACAGTGAGTAGTTCCAACTTGGAAgacattaataataataatccatAGTTAATTTATGggaacaaataaaaagaaagtgtTGGGAGTAGTTACGTATCCTCCATGGAAT
Encoded proteins:
- the LOC122648225 gene encoding disease resistance protein L6-like, with translation MDKDDSLQLFSHHAFRRDQPPGDYLDLSEAMVKTTGGFPLALEVIGSSLYLKEKRVWEGMLKKLQKVSNNDVMERLKISYEALKDEEQQMFLDTACFFIGMDKDIVCHIWDGCGFFSQVGLHALCVRSLVTISEEGELDMHDLLRDLGRNIVRQENIDEPGMRTRIWSQEDVLDVLDTQTVGIEYA
- the LOC122648226 gene encoding disease resistance protein RPV1-like, whose product is MGNCLDHVTMLQKWKEAMREVGELDGWHSMEDTYEGTLIKTVVKTVGRTLNKRPLSVANNLVGIQLHIKEMLMLLDIKSKDRKIVGIHGLGGIGKTTIARAVYYTVFHNFERCSFIANVRETAQHYNVLVHLQRQLILDILKQEIKILLVWMMELM